The genomic DNA TATGACCTCATCACCCGGGCCGATGCCACATGCCAGGATAGCAAGATATAGAGCGTCGCTGCAATTGCCGACCCCAATACCAAACTTGACACCGCAAAGCTCCGCCACGGCCTTCTCGAGTTCCGCCACATTCTCGCCGAGGATGAAATGCCCCTCTGCTACGATGCGTGAAACAGCGTACATCAGCTCATCCTTGAGCGCCGCGTTTTGCCTCGTAAGGTCGAAGCTCGGCACCTGCATCATCGGCTTGTCCGCTACTAGCGCATTCTCGATGTTATTTAAAAACTGCTTGGGCTTAGATGTCTCCAAGCCAACGCTTCCTGGCATTTCATTGCCCCCATTCCGATGACTGGCTACTATTTCATATAGTCCAATACGTCCAGGCCATGTGATCGGATCTTGTCCGAGTCCTGCTTCGCGACTCGCCCTATTCGACGCCGGACCCTGCTTCACGGATGCCCGTCTGCCCATCTTGCTTTCTATATCGCCTGCCACATTCACGGCAGGCAGCAGCGTCCCCTTCGAATTTCAATGGCACGCCGCACTCGCAGGCCCAGCCGATGATCCGGGCCGGCACGCCGGCCACCAGGGCATGCGGCGGCACATCCTTTGTCACAACCGCGCCCGCCGCGACAAAAGCCCACTCACCGATGGTCACCCCGCAGACGATAGTTGCGTTGGCCCCGATGGATGCCCCCCGCTTCACCAGTGTCGTAGCGTAATCACTGCTGGTATTCCGCGGGTAAGCTGAGCGCGGCGTCTTAACGTTGGTAAAGACCATGCTCGGGCCGCAGAAAACGTCGTCCTCCAGGACAACTCCTTCATATACAGAAACGTTGTTCTGGATCTTGACATTATTCCCGATCTTGACGTTTCTGGCTACAAACACGTTCTGCCCCAGGCTGCATCTCTCGCCTATCTCAGCCCCGGACATGATGTGGCAAAAGTGCCAGATTTTCGTGCCTTTGCCGATCCTGGCTCCCTCGTCCACATAGGCTGATTCATGGACAAAGTAGTCGCTCATAACTGTTGCTCCTTTAGAGACTGTGTGGCGAGTTCCATCACTCGAACCACCTCGACGCCGCTATGACCATCAGATAATGGAGCTTTCCGCGCGGCAACGCAGTCCAGGAAATGCTGGCATTCGATGGCAAGGGGTTCCCCGTCTCCCTGGAACATGATCTCACTGCCATCATCATGGTTACTTAAATCGAGATGGATCCCCTTATGGTGTAACGTAACGCTATGGCTCAGTTCATCATAGACCATCATGCCTTCTGAACCTACCAACACTAGACGCCTGGTCTTCTCCGGCCATAGCCAGGAAGTGTGAAGGTGTGCGTGCATACCCTCGGGAAACTCAAGATGCAGGTAGACATCGTCTTCGATCCCTGGCTGCAGGATGCAATGGCCGGATGCAGTTACTTGGGTCGGCTTTTCCTCCACAAGGTAAAGGAATACAGCTATATCGTGAACGGCGAGACTCCACAGGACATTCTCTATTGTCCGGACCCGTCCCAGATTTAAGCGTTCCTGATGAAGGCTGTAGAGAGTGCCGAGCTTTCCGGCCTCCAGGTATTCCTTGATGAAACCGACAGCAGGCTCATAGAGCAAGAGGTGCCCCACCATCAGGATTCGCTTCTCCTGCTGTGCAATTCGCACCAGATCCTCCGCCTCGGCAGCTGACAAAGTCATGGGTTTTTCAACAAATACATCCTTGCCAGCCAAGAGCGCCTCTCTTGCGATCGCGTAGTGCGTAGCGGCAGGGGTCGCTATAACGACCGCTGGGATATCGGTCGCCCAGACGTCGCGGTAGTCATCGTAGAGCGGGATCCCTGAATATTCATCAGCCAGCTTTGCGCGAAGCCCGGCATCGGTTTCGACTATAGCGCCCAGCGCCCCCAGGGCGCGGAAGTTTCTGACCAGATTCTTTCCCCAGTTACCTGAGCCGATCACTGCAACCTTGATATCCGAATTCATGATGAGATAATCCTCATTTCCAATACTAACATCCGATGTCAAAGCTCCTGCCGAAATCCATGAAATCTTTCCGTAGAGGTAACTGCACAGCGCCCGTTAGGCAGAATCCTGCGGCAATTGGATCATCACGGCATCCGGCACGCGCCGCCCCACGTAGACAGCCGCATACCCCACCGCAGACGCCGTGTCGCGGCCCGCAGGCTCTAT from Bacillota bacterium includes the following:
- a CDS encoding Gfo/Idh/MocA family oxidoreductase gives rise to the protein MNSDIKVAVIGSGNWGKNLVRNFRALGALGAIVETDAGLRAKLADEYSGIPLYDDYRDVWATDIPAVVIATPAATHYAIAREALLAGKDVFVEKPMTLSAAEAEDLVRIAQQEKRILMVGHLLLYEPAVGFIKEYLEAGKLGTLYSLHQERLNLGRVRTIENVLWSLAVHDIAVFLYLVEEKPTQVTASGHCILQPGIEDDVYLHLEFPEGMHAHLHTSWLWPEKTRRLVLVGSEGMMVYDELSHSVTLHHKGIHLDLSNHDDGSEIMFQGDGEPLAIECQHFLDCVAARKAPLSDGHSGVEVVRVMELATQSLKEQQL
- a CDS encoding N-acetyltransferase; translated protein: MSDYFVHESAYVDEGARIGKGTKIWHFCHIMSGAEIGERCSLGQNVFVARNVKIGNNVKIQNNVSVYEGVVLEDDVFCGPSMVFTNVKTPRSAYPRNTSSDYATTLVKRGASIGANATIVCGVTIGEWAFVAAGAVVTKDVPPHALVAGVPARIIGWACECGVPLKFEGDAAACRECGRRYRKQDGQTGIREAGSGVE